The genomic interval GGGCTCGATCTCGTTCGACATCCTGCTGAGTGTGCCCCGGTAGAGCAGGACGCCCGCGAAGGTGGTCTTGTAGTCGACCGTCAGATCGGAGGGGCGGGTCAGGGTGTACGTCACCGGCACCTTCACGGCGGCGGTGGTGCCGACGGTGACCGCCTTGCCGTTGTTGACCGTGACGGCGGAGAAGACCAGGTCGGGCGAGGTGGTCGCGGACGCGGCGGGTGCCAGCAGACCGGTTAGAGCCAGGGCACCGGAGACGGCGGTGCCTATGGCGAGCTTTCTCATGTGTTTCCCCACATTCGAAACGGGCCCCTGGGCGTTGCGCTCCAGAACAAGGGCCCGCTGTGTGGGTGACCCTAGATGATCACCGGATGTGGCCGGAATGGGGGGTTCACGTGAAGAGGGTGAGAATCCGGGCGGCTCTCCGTCAGGCCGGCTACTTCGGCGCCGGACGCTGAACCGGTGCCGACACGAGCGGGGAGGCCGCCGCAGACTGCGGCGACTCGGAGTTGGCGAAGACCGACGGGGCCGCGACCGCCGCGGCCGGGTCGGCGGACTCCTCGTCGGCGGGGACGGTCGCGCCGCCGACGATACGGATGTCCGCCGCGTCGAAGGCGCGCTTGACGCGCCAGCGCAGCTCGCGCTCGACCGTGAGGGACTTGCCGGGCATCGTCTTGGCGGAGACCCGCACGACCATGGAGTCCAGCAGGACGCTGTCCAGGCCGAGGACCTCGATCGGGCTCCACAGGAGCTCGTTCCAGGGCTCCTCCTTGCTCATCTTCTCGGCGACCTCGCCCAGCACCCGCTTGACCTTGTCGAGGTCCTCGGAGGCCCGCACGGTCACGTCCACGCCGGCCGTCGCCCAGCCCTGGGAGAGGTTGCCGATGCGCTTGACCTCGCCGTTGCGGACGTACCAGATCTCGCCGCTGTCGCCGCGCAGCTTGGTCACCCGGAGGCCGACCTCGATGACCTCGCCGGAGGCCACGCCCGCGTCGATGGTGTCGCCGACGCCGTACTGGTCCTCCAGGATCATGAAGACACCGGAGAGGAAGTCCGTGACGAGGTTGCGGGCGCCGAAACCGATCGCCACACCCGCGACACCGGCCGACGCCAGCAGCGGGGCCAGGTTGATCTCGAAGGCGCCGAGGATCATCAGGGCCGCGGTGCCCAGGATGGCGAAGCTGGCCACCGAGCGCAGCACCGAGCCGATCGCCTGCGAGCGCTGGTGACGGCGCTCGTTGTTGACGAGCAGACCGCCGATCGAGGTGCCGTCGACCGCCTGGGCGGTGCGGTTCATCCGGTCGATCAGCTTGGTGATGGCCCGCCGCACGACCATTCTCAGCACGCCGGCGATCACCAGGATCAGCAGGACCCGCAGACCGATCGCCAGCCAGGTCGACCAGTTCTGCTCGACCCAGCTCGCGGCGTTCGTCGCGCTCTCCTGGGCGTCCTGGAGACTCGGCACGGCCGGCGTCGAGGTGTCCGAGGGGGACGGCGACGGCGACGGACTCGCGGCCAGTAGGACGGCGGACAAGGACACGGCAGGTACCTCCAGGTGCTGCGTCTGCCTTCCGGTACGGCGGTCAAGGTCACGAAAAGGTCACCGGTAAGGCAGGCACACCACACTAACGGTGCATCGTGTGTGGATCGTTGCAATGTTCAGGGGAGAGACGGCTCTCACCTGGGGATGAAGAAAGGTGTGGTCGAAAACACTCCCAGCCCGTTACCGGGACATGGTGGCGTTTCTCCCGGCCTAGAGGGGAGACTGACTGCAGTTCGTCCCGGCGCGAGCCACGCGCCGCCGACGCCCAAGGAGGCATCCGTGCCGCATGTCCTGGTACTCAACGCGTCGTACGAGCCCCTCGGCGTCGTACCGCTCCGCCGCGCGCTCGTCCTCGTCCTGGAGAACAAAGCGGTCTCCCTTGAGGAATCCGGCGCCTACATGCACAGCGCGACCGTCACAGTCCCCGCACCCAGCGTGGTCCGGCTCAAGCGATTCGTGCGGGTCCCCTATCGGGGGCCCGTTCCTCTCACCCGCAGGGCGCTCTTCGCCCGCGACGGGGGCCGGTGCATGTACTGCGGTGGCGTCGCAACCAGCGTCGACCACGTCATCCCGCGCAGCCGCGGGGGCAAGCACGTCTGGGACAACGTGGTGGCGTCCTGTCGCCGGTGCAACCACGTGAAGGCCGACCGGCATCTGTTCGAGATCGGCTGGCGGCTGCGCCACAAACCCGCTCCGCCCACCGGTCTGGCCTGGCGCATCATCGGCACCGGGCACAGGGACCCGCGCTGGCTGCCGTACTTGCAAGCGTACGGCGCGGAGGACGCCATGGCCCGGATCGACGGCATCTCAGCCTGACGACGATCCGGGCCTTTGTGTTGCCGCACACAGCGGCTCGGATCCGGCCCCGGAGGCCCCCCGCGCCTCCGGGACCGGAAGATCAGCGCGTCAGCTGTGCCGGAGTTCCGCGGGGCGGACCGAGCGGCGCAGCAGCGGCAGTGACGTGGCGGCGGCCAGCAGACAGGCCGCGTACACCGCGAGCGGGACCAGGAGAGCGGCGTACGGCAGGGCCGTGCCCGACCGCTGCGCGGCCAGTGACGCGTACCAGAAGCCGATCGCCGTACCGCCCAGGCCCGCCACCGCGACCGCGGGAGCCAGCGGCAGCGCGGTCTCCAGGAGCAGCGCCCTGGCCAGCACCCGGTGCGGCACCCCGGCGGCGACCTGGGCGGCCAGCCCCCGGCGCCGGGTGGCGAGGGACTCGACGGTGCCCACGGCCAGCCCCGTCACGGTCAGCGCGAGGGCGACGAGGATCGCGGCGGCCGTCAGGTCGATGCCGGTCGTGTAGTACCCCAGGTCCGTCGACAGCGTCCCCTCGCGGCGCATGGTGTGCAGGGTCTCCAGCAGCACCTGGCGCACGCCCACGAAACCCGCCCCCACGACCGTCACCAGCAGCACCGCGGCGTGCGTGCGGGCGGCTGCCCACGGGTCCTCCCGCAGCCGTTCGGCCGCGATCAGCAGTGCGGGGCTCTGGGCCCGGGACGCCAGGGCCCCGCCCAGCCGCCGGGCCGTCGTACCGGCCAGCGACACCGTCGCGACCCCGACGAGCAGGACCACGACGAACAGCGCGGGCGGCCCGAGGGCGAGGCGGACCGGGCGGCCGGTGAACGACGACACGCCGACGAGCAGTCCCGCGACCCCGAGCAGCGCGCTCACCGCCCGCAAAGCCCGCCCCGGACCCCACACAGGCCGTACCCGCCGGACCCAGCCCAGCGGTGAGGCCACCACGCGTCGCAGCGACAGCGCGCTCACGGCCGCCCCCAGCACCGGTACGGCCACGGCGACCAGGGCGATCCCGGTCCAGGCGAGCGCGGTGGGCCGGGCCCACAGGTGCAGCAGCAGCGGTACGCCGAGGGCCGTGGCGGTCAGCGAACCCGCCAGGCAGGCCGGCCCCGACTCCAGCGCCGCGATCCGCCGCACCTGCCACGCACCGGCCCCCGCCAGCCGCAGCGTGGCCAGCCGCCGGTCCCGGTGCACCGCACCGAGGCGCGCGCACTGCCCGAGGAACCCGAGCACCGGGACGAGCAGCAGCCCCATGACGCACCCCACGTTCCGCCGGTCGCTCGCGGAGTTGAGCAGTCCGTCTCCGAAGGACACGGAGTAGTACCCGTCCAGGGAGTTCAGCGCGACGATCGCCAGCCCGATCCCCGTCGCGAGCCCCGCCCCGCCGGCCGTGAGCCCGATCCGCCACCACTCCCGCCGGTCGGAACCGCGGGTCAGCAGCCAGGCCATCCGCAGATCGGCGCCCCAACGGGCTGCCGAGCCGGCGCTCATGCCGTCACTCCCACCGCAACAACGGCCCCGTCGGCCATCCGCACCTCGCGGTCCGCGTACGCGGCCACCTGGGCGTCATGGGTGATCAGCAGGACCGCCGTGCCCGACTCGCGGGCCGTGTGGACCAGGGCCGTCATGACCTGCTCGCTCGCCAGGGAGTCCAGCGCGCCGGTCGGCTCGTCCGCGAAGACGACCTTCGGTCCGGTGATCAGGGCCCGGGCCAGCGCCGTCCGCTGGGCCTGCCCGCCGCTCATCTCGCCGGGCCGCAGCCCGGCCTGGCCGCGCACTCCGAAGCGCTCCAGCCACTCACCGGCCCGCGTGTGGGCGTCGGCGCGGGTCAGGCCCGCGAGCAGCAGCGGCAGCGCCACGTTGTCGAGCGCCGTCAGTTCGGGGATGAGCTGCCCGAACTGGAAGACCACGCCGAACTCCGTACGGCGCAGTTCGCTCAGCCGCTTCTCGGGCAGGCGGTCGAGGCGCTCACCGGCGTAGGACACCGAACCCTCGTCCGGTCCGACGATCCCGGCCAGGCAGTGCAGCAGCGTCGACTTCCCGCTGCCGCTGGTGCCGGTGACGGCGAGGATCTCGCCCTCGTCCAGCCGGACCGAGGCGCCGCGCAGGGCCTGTGTCGGGCCGTACGCCTTGACGAGCCCGCGCCCTTCGAGCAGTGGCACCGTGACGTCCCCCTTGGTGTTCATGCCGAGTCGACCTCGGCGGTCAAAGTGGTGAGCCGGGCCGCCGTGGTGGTCATCCAGCGGAGGTCGGCGTCGAGGTGGTTGAGGGCGTAGTCCGCCGAGAGCACGGTCGCGAGGTCGGCCCCCTTGGCGGTCTTGACCGCCGTGAGCTCCCGCATCCGCGCCATGTGGGCGGCCCGCTGGGCCCGCAGATAGGCGTCCGGGTCGCCGCCGGACAGGATCGAGACGACGACCTTGGCGAAGATCTCGTTGGTCACGAAGGGTGCGGGCGGGGCGATCTGCCCGGCCCACTCGGCCAGCTCACGCGCGCCCGCCTCGGTCGAGCGGTACCTGGTGCGCTCCGGCCCGCCGTCGGAGTCCGTGCCCTCGACCTCGGCGAGACCGTCCCGGACCAGGCGCTGGAGGGTCGTGTAGACCTGCCCGTAGGCCAGTGGACGGGCCTCGGGGAAACGGTCGTCGTGGCGTCGCTTGAGGTCGTAGCCATGGCTCGGCCCTCCGGCGAGCAGCCCCAGCAGGATGTGGCGGATGCTCATGGCGAATCAGTATGCACCACGTATATGTACTGAGTGAATAGTAATCGGCGGACGATCGGCGGACGATCGGTGGACGGGGAAGGACGGAGCCACGGAACATGACGAAAAGCACGTTCTCCCCTCTGGTACGTCTGTCGTCGCGTCCTGTGGGTAGGGCTGCGGTAACCCCCGTCGTCGTACTCGACAAGGAGGCCCCCGTGGCCGCATCGGCACCCCTTCTGCTCCCGGCCCTGTCCAAACCCGAGGCGCCCGCTGAACACTTCTGTGTCTTCAGCGCCGAGGGCGCCTGCACCGAGACCCCGCTCAC from Streptomyces sp. CC0208 carries:
- a CDS encoding mechanosensitive ion channel family protein, which gives rise to MSLSAVLLAASPSPSPSPSDTSTPAVPSLQDAQESATNAASWVEQNWSTWLAIGLRVLLILVIAGVLRMVVRRAITKLIDRMNRTAQAVDGTSIGGLLVNNERRHQRSQAIGSVLRSVASFAILGTAALMILGAFEINLAPLLASAGVAGVAIGFGARNLVTDFLSGVFMILEDQYGVGDTIDAGVASGEVIEVGLRVTKLRGDSGEIWYVRNGEVKRIGNLSQGWATAGVDVTVRASEDLDKVKRVLGEVAEKMSKEEPWNELLWSPIEVLGLDSVLLDSMVVRVSAKTMPGKSLTVERELRWRVKRAFDAADIRIVGGATVPADEESADPAAAVAAPSVFANSESPQSAAASPLVSAPVQRPAPK
- a CDS encoding PadR family transcriptional regulator; this translates as MSIRHILLGLLAGGPSHGYDLKRRHDDRFPEARPLAYGQVYTTLQRLVRDGLAEVEGTDSDGGPERTRYRSTEAGARELAEWAGQIAPPAPFVTNEIFAKVVVSILSGGDPDAYLRAQRAAHMARMRELTAVKTAKGADLATVLSADYALNHLDADLRWMTTTAARLTTLTAEVDSA
- a CDS encoding HNH endonuclease codes for the protein MPHVLVLNASYEPLGVVPLRRALVLVLENKAVSLEESGAYMHSATVTVPAPSVVRLKRFVRVPYRGPVPLTRRALFARDGGRCMYCGGVATSVDHVIPRSRGGKHVWDNVVASCRRCNHVKADRHLFEIGWRLRHKPAPPTGLAWRIIGTGHRDPRWLPYLQAYGAEDAMARIDGISA
- a CDS encoding FtsX-like permease family protein, with amino-acid sequence MSAGSAARWGADLRMAWLLTRGSDRREWWRIGLTAGGAGLATGIGLAIVALNSLDGYYSVSFGDGLLNSASDRRNVGCVMGLLLVPVLGFLGQCARLGAVHRDRRLATLRLAGAGAWQVRRIAALESGPACLAGSLTATALGVPLLLHLWARPTALAWTGIALVAVAVPVLGAAVSALSLRRVVASPLGWVRRVRPVWGPGRALRAVSALLGVAGLLVGVSSFTGRPVRLALGPPALFVVVLLVGVATVSLAGTTARRLGGALASRAQSPALLIAAERLREDPWAAARTHAAVLLVTVVGAGFVGVRQVLLETLHTMRREGTLSTDLGYYTTGIDLTAAAILVALALTVTGLAVGTVESLATRRRGLAAQVAAGVPHRVLARALLLETALPLAPAVAVAGLGGTAIGFWYASLAAQRSGTALPYAALLVPLAVYAACLLAAATSLPLLRRSVRPAELRHS
- a CDS encoding ABC transporter ATP-binding protein; protein product: MNTKGDVTVPLLEGRGLVKAYGPTQALRGASVRLDEGEILAVTGTSGSGKSTLLHCLAGIVGPDEGSVSYAGERLDRLPEKRLSELRRTEFGVVFQFGQLIPELTALDNVALPLLLAGLTRADAHTRAGEWLERFGVRGQAGLRPGEMSGGQAQRTALARALITGPKVVFADEPTGALDSLASEQVMTALVHTARESGTAVLLITHDAQVAAYADREVRMADGAVVAVGVTA